AGGCGGTAGACCGCCGGTGCGGGGGCGTCGACGGCGATCTCGTGCTCGACCTCACGGGTCGTCATGGTCACTGCTCCTCAGGTTCGGGGGCTGGGCTTCGCGGAGGGGTCCTGCGGTCGGCCCGGGTCCGGGCTTCGCGGGTGGGCCCGGGGACCGGGTTTCGCGGCGGTCAGAAGTTGCCGAGGCCGCCGCAGACGTTCAGCGCCTGGGCCGTGATGGAACCGGCGGGGTCGGAGGCGAGGTAGCCGACCAGACCGGCGACCTCCTCGGGGGTGGAGTACCGGCCGAGCGGGATCTTGGCCTGGAACTTCGCCAGGATCGCGTCCTCGGTGGTGTCCCACGCCTCGGCGTATCCGTGCCGGACCCGCTGGGCCATCGGCGTCTCGACGTATCCGGGGCAGACCGCGTTGACGGTGATCCCGCTGGGCGCCAGTTCGTTGCCGAGGGCTTTGGTGAAGCCGACGACGCCGTGTTTGGAGGCGGAGTAGGGGGCTCCGAGGACCACACCCTGCTTTCCGGCGGTCGACGCGATGTTGATGATGCGACCGCGGTCCTTGTGGCGGAGGCCGCCGGTGGTGAGGACCTCGCGGGTGACCCGGAAGACGCTGGTCAGATTGGTCTCGATGACGTCCTCCCAGAGTTCGTCGGCGATGTCGGCGGTGACGCCGCCGCCGGACCGGCCGGCGTTGTTGACCAGCACGTCGACGGTGCCGAACCGGTCGACGGCGGCCTGTACGAACTCCCGTACGGCGTCGGCGTCCCGGACGTCGACGACGGCTCCGGCGACGGTCAGCCCCTCGGCGGCGAGTTCCTTGACGGTGGACTCGACGTTCCCTGCGTCGCGGGCGCCGATGAAGACCCGGTGGCCCTGAGCGCCGAGCAGTCGGGCGACGGCGAGTCCGATACCGCTGGTGGCTCCCGTGACGAGGGCGACGCGGCCTGCCTCGCTGGTGGTGGCGGTCATGGTGGATGGTCCTCTCAGCAGGTGGCGGACGTCAGGAAGTGGCGTCAGGAAGTGGCGGACGTCAGGAGGTGGCGTCAGGAAGTGGCGGACGTCAGGAAGTGGCGTCAGGAGGTGGCGGAGGCGGACAGCAGTTCGTTGACGACCTTGATGAGCGCGCGCGGCGTGGTGGTGTCGGTCAGCGCGTCGTCGTCGAGCGTCACGCCGTACTCGCGTTCGATGCTTCCGCCGGTCTCCAGAAGCGCCAGCGACTCGTAACCGAGGGACCCGAAATCGGTGTCCAGGACGGCGTCGTGGAAGTCGGTGCGCTCTTCGGCGCCGGCGGCCTCCCGGAGGATCCGTTCGAGGTCGGTGAGGGTGAACTCTGCGGCAGGCATGGGGAGTCCTCAAGTGGTCGGGTCAGTGGGCGGGGCGGGGCTCGGCGGGGGCGCGCAGCACGACGGCGGAGTTGAATCCACCGTGGCCGCGGGCCAGCACGAGCGCGGTGCGCAGTGCGGCCGGGCGGGGCCGGTCGACGACGAGGTCGAGCGGGTGGCCGGGCGAAGGCCGCACGTTCACGGCGGCGGGGATCAACCCGTCGCGCAGCGCCAGCAGGGCGGCGGCCACGTCGAGCGGGGCACCGCCCGAGTAGAGCCGGCCGGTCATGGTCTTGGGCACGCTGACCGGCACGCGGCGCTCCCCGAAGACGGCGGTGATCGCCTCGGCCTCGGCCTGGTCGAGTCCGGGGTCGGCCGCGCCGTCGGCGAAGACGACGTCGATGCCTTCCGGGTCCGACGAGGCGTCCTCCAGCGCGAGTTCGATGGCCTTGCGCAGACCGGGCGGGCGTCCGGAACCGGGCTTCGGGTCGAAGGTGGAGCCGTATCCGGCGATCTCCCCGTAGTGGCGGGCGCCGCGTTCCGTGGCGGCTTCCGCGTCCTCCAGGATGAGGATCGCGCCGCCCTCGCCGGGCACGTGCCCCCGGGCGTCCGGGTCGAAGGGCAGATAGGCGCGGCTCGGTTCCTCGCTGGTGCTGAGCCGGCCGCTCGCGAGCTGTGCGACCCAGCCCCAGGGGCAGAGGGAGGCGTCGATTCCGCCGGAGACGACGAGCCGGGTGCCCTTGCGGATCTGGCGGCGGGCCTGGGCCACGGCGTCGAGTCCGCCGGCCTGGTCCCCGACGACGACCCCGCTCGGCCCCTTCATGCCGTTGCGGATGGAGATCTGTCCGCTGTTGACGGCGTAGAACCAGGCGAAGGACTGGTAGGCGGAGACGAACTTGCTGCCCTGGCTCCACAGTTTGCGCAGCTCGTTCTGGCCGAACTCGAAGCCTCCGGAGGCGCTCGCGGTGACCACGCCCATGTCGAACGCGTCGAGCTCTTCGGGGCGCACCCCGGCGTCGGCGAGCGCCCAGTCGGCGGCGGCGAGGGCGATCCTGGTCATCCGGTCGGTCTGCGGGAT
The DNA window shown above is from Streptomyces sp. NBC_00247 and carries:
- the fabG gene encoding 3-oxoacyl-ACP reductase FabG, which translates into the protein MTATTSEAGRVALVTGATSGIGLAVARLLGAQGHRVFIGARDAGNVESTVKELAAEGLTVAGAVVDVRDADAVREFVQAAVDRFGTVDVLVNNAGRSGGGVTADIADELWEDVIETNLTSVFRVTREVLTTGGLRHKDRGRIINIASTAGKQGVVLGAPYSASKHGVVGFTKALGNELAPSGITVNAVCPGYVETPMAQRVRHGYAEAWDTTEDAILAKFQAKIPLGRYSTPEEVAGLVGYLASDPAGSITAQALNVCGGLGNF
- a CDS encoding phosphopantetheine-binding protein; this translates as MPAAEFTLTDLERILREAAGAEERTDFHDAVLDTDFGSLGYESLALLETGGSIEREYGVTLDDDALTDTTTPRALIKVVNELLSASATS
- a CDS encoding ketosynthase chain-length factor; its protein translation is MTTPSSVVVTGLGIASPNGLGTKDYWAATRGGKSGIGRLTRFDPSRYPARLAGEVPGFTAEDHLPSRLIPQTDRMTRIALAAADWALADAGVRPEELDAFDMGVVTASASGGFEFGQNELRKLWSQGSKFVSAYQSFAWFYAVNSGQISIRNGMKGPSGVVVGDQAGGLDAVAQARRQIRKGTRLVVSGGIDASLCPWGWVAQLASGRLSTSEEPSRAYLPFDPDARGHVPGEGGAILILEDAEAATERGARHYGEIAGYGSTFDPKPGSGRPPGLRKAIELALEDASSDPEGIDVVFADGAADPGLDQAEAEAITAVFGERRVPVSVPKTMTGRLYSGGAPLDVAAALLALRDGLIPAAVNVRPSPGHPLDLVVDRPRPAALRTALVLARGHGGFNSAVVLRAPAEPRPAH